In the Raineyella fluvialis genome, GAAGGTCTCGGAGCAGACGAAGCCGCCGGTGCTCCAGGGAGAGACGACGAACATCGGCACCCGGGGACCCATCCCGTAGCTGCCGGCCGGGTAGCCCGCGTCGCCGGCCTTGCCGGGATAGAACTCGTTCTCGATCGACACCGTCGAGGCACCGGGGATCCGCGGTGAGTTGGCATGCGGCGGTACGAGGTGGTCGAAGAACCCGTCGTTCTCGTCGTACGTGATGAACAGGACGGTCTTGCTCCAGACCTCCGGGTCACTCGTCAGGGCGTCGAGCACCTTGGCGATGTACCAGGCGCCGAAGTCAGAGGGCCAGTTCGAGTGCTCGCTGAAGGCCTCGGGTGCGGAGATCCAGCTGACGGCCGGCAGGTTCCCGGACGTGACATCGGCGCGCAGGAGTTCGAAGTAGTCCTGGCCCTCACGGGCCTTGGTGCCGCGGCGGGCCTTCTCGTAGAGCGGTTCGCCGGGCTGCGCGTTCTGGTAGTCGTGGAAGTAGAGCACCGAGGTGTCACCGTAGTTGCCGATGAACGGGTCCGAGGTCCAGCCCCAGGACCCCGCGGCGTCCAGGCCGGTGCCCTCGTCCTGGTAGATCTTCCACGACACCCCGGCCTTCTCGAGACGCTGCGGGTAGGTCATCCAGTCGTAGCCCAGCTCGTCGTTGTAGAGGACGGGACCGCCGCCCTTGCCGTCGTTGCCGGTCCAGCCGGTCCACAGGTAGTACCGGTTCGGGTCGGTGTTGCCGATGAAGCCGCAGTGATAGGCGTCGCAGACGGTGAACGCATCGGCGAGGGAGTAGTGGAAGGTGAGGTCCTGGCGTTCGTAGTGGGCCATCGACAGGTCGCCCTTGGCGGGAATCCACTGGTCGTAGTTGGCGTCGTTGAAGGCCTGCTGGCCACCGCGCCAGCTGTGGTCGAGACCGGAGAGGAAGGCGCCGCCGAGGTCGGGCGCACTCGGGTGCCACGGCAGCACCTCGTGGTGGCTGTCGGCCTGGTGCCAGACGTTCTTGCCGTTCGGCAGGACAGCCGGGTGCGGATCACCGAAGCCTCGCACCCCGCGCAGCGATCCGAGGTAGTGGTCGAACGACCTGTTCTCCTGCATCAGCACGACGACGTGCTCGACGTCCTTCACGGTGCCGGTGCGGTGCGCCGGGGCGATCGTGGCTGCGCGGGCGATGCTCTGCTGCAACGCGGACGCGGCGACGCTCGCGCCGGCGACCTGGAGGAAGCGCCGACGATTCAGGTCGACCATGGAGGCTCCTTCGATGAGGCGAAATGTGCATCGCTCAGACTCCGCTCGCCCGGAGAACTTCACGCGACCTCGACGCGACATCGGATTGAACCTTGTGGACCGGCAGCCTGAACACGGGTGCCGTCCCGATCACGGATCCAGCACTCAGGGGAGCGCGGCGCGCGTCCGAGACTCCGTGCGGGAGTGCGGATGGAAGTGGGAGAGGAGGACGACACCGATGACCCCGAGGGCAGCGGCGACGACCATCATCACCGCCGCCGGTGGGGTGAGCGCCGCGCCCTCACCCAGCACAGCGATGCCGAAGAGAACAGCGACCATCGGGGCGGCCGCATTGGTGGTGCCCATGACGGTCTCGGCCGGGCCGTGCGCGTAGCCCTGCTGGGTGAAGGCACCGGCCAGCAGGGATCCGAGGACCAGAGCCACCCCGAGGGCCCAGAAGATGACCGAGCCCCGCCACGCCTCGTGCCGTACGTACTCACCGAGGACTCGTATCAGGCCGGACTCCTGCCCGAAGATGACCGAGCCGGCGCTCGCCCAGGCAAGGCAGCGCCACGCCCGTGGCCCGCGCCAGCCGAGGAGGGCCAGGAGACCGGCAGCGGCGAAGACGACCAGGACCCCTGCGACGACGCCCTTGTCGTCGTACGTGTCGTGGTCGACCGTGTGGGCGACGGCCACCAGGGTGAACCCGGCGGTGCCCGCCACCGTCAGACCGACGGCGGCCCACATCAGCGGCGGCACACGGAAGCGGTGGATGCGACTGGCCAGGATCACCGTCCACGGCACCGCGAGGACGGCGAGGGGAGCGACGACCGTCAACGGGGCCAGGACCAACGCCCCGACGGAGAGGACCGCGCCCAAACCGTTCAGTCCCGCACCCAGCCACCACCGCGGCGAACGGATCAGCGACCACAGCTGCCGTACGCTCAGGCTCTCCCGCCGGTGCGGTCCGCCGGACCGCTGGCCGACAGCCTGGTGCTGCAGGGTGGCGGCCACCGCGAAGACAACGGTCTTGCCGATCGTGAGCAGGATGGCCAGGGGAATGTCGTGCTGCATCGCGCCCCTTCCGGGATTCTCGAGGCTCACGTCCATCATCCGCGCCGCTGCCAGGAGAGGGTTGCTTGGGAGGGCAGCGGAGCATCCATACCGGATCTTGACCGAGTGTGGGGCGGACGTTGAGGAGACTCCCCAAGACTGGGGGCGCCCAGCACCGATCCCACACCGGAAGGCACACCCCATGTCCTTGACCGATCAGTCCCCGGACGTCCTCCTCGCCGACGAATCCGAGGCGCGTGGACGCAGTCCGCTCCTGGTCACGTTCGCCGGTCTCACGCTCGTCCTCGCGGTCGCGGCGTTCCTGTTGCCCGACCGCACCGTCGGACCGGGCGACGGCATGCTGTCGACCCACTACATGGGTCTGCTGGCCACCAACCAGCCGTGGAACCTCCTGATGTTCATGGCCGTTCCGGTCATCCTCGCCGAGACCCTGGCGGTGACCGAGCTGGTGATCCTGCGCGGCGGGTCCGTCGGGCCGGTCGTCGCCGGCCTGAACCGCTGGGCCGGGCTGATCGCCGGCCCGTACATGATCGCGGTCACCGTGCACCTGCTCCGCAACGCTGTCATCCCGCTGACCGCGACGGGTGGCTGGCGTGGAGCGGCCGACGTGATCGCCGTGTCGTTCTACCTGCTCGGAACGGTCCCGATGGTCGGGCTGACGCTCGTGGAGTTGGGCCTGGTCGGACGGACGCATGAGAGTGCGCGCACCTGGCACACCGTCTTCGTCGGCGCCTTCCTGGTGATCGCCCACGTGGCGATGATCGTCGGCATGCTCGATCCCACGGTCCTCGGCTGGCGCGCCTCGACCGGGCATACGATGCCCGACGGCAGTGTGATGCCGGGGATGACGCACAACTGAGAGCACTCATCCCTCGTCCGGGACGATACTGGCTGGCGTCCGGGCGTGAGGCGCCGGACCGTCCGGATCCCTGACGCTGGAAGGTGACCATGAAGTACCTGCTCCGTTACGCGATGGCCGAGGGTGTGGACCTGGCGAGGATCCGGGACCTGTTCCCGGCGCACCACGACCATTGGGCCGCCTACCAGGCGGACGGCACCCTTCTTGCGATCGGCCCGATGGAGGATCCCGCCGACGGGGCCCTCGGTGTCTTCACGACGTACGAGGCCGCCGAACGCTTCGCCACCGCCGATCCTTTCGTCACCGAGGGGCTGGTCGGACGATGGGACATCAAGGGGTGGCGGGAGGCGATCCTGGCTCCCCAGGAGGGCCCTCCGGCTCCTGACGCTCGGGGAGGCCGGCGGCGCGTACGCCGCCTCCCTCGTGCATCACTCCGGCAGCAGGGTGGACGCGAGGAAGCGGTAGGCCAGCTCGATGTAGGCGTCCGTCGGCCATCCCCGGTGCAGGACGAGGGACTCGTAGAGCTCGCCCGCGACGAGCAGGAGGATGTCGCGCACCTGGTCGGCCGTCAGGCCGGGGCGTACGTGGCCGCCCTCGATCAGGTAGGCGGCGTTGTGCGTCATCCGTGCCTCCCGCTGCCGCTCAACCTCAGTGAACATGCGGGCAGCGTCCGCGTCCACCTGGGCCGCCGCCCTCATCATCGCCTGGAGGGGGGCACCCAATTCGCTCACTTCGGCGGAGAGCACGGCCCAATTGCGCAGGATGACCCGCGGGTCGTGTGCGGAGGAGGAGACCTCGTCCGATCGGGTGTACGCCGGACGCTCGCCACGGCCGGCCAGCGCCCGGTCCCACACTGCGGCGGCCAGCTCCGCCTTGGAGCCGAACGCCTTGTAGATGAACTCGGGGCTGACCTCGGCGTCCCGGGCGACCTGGGCCACGGTCGTCGCCACGAAGCCGTCGGAGAGGAATCGAGCCCGGGCGGCGTCCAGGACCAGGAGGCGCCGCTTCTCCGCCGCCTCCCGACGACCGGCGCTGTCGTACCGGCGGGCGCTCCTCTGCGCAGCCGGCCGACTCCGTGGGCCAGTCCGGGCCCTGTTCGCCCCCTTGAATTCGTGGTCCATGGGATGCATCCTAGCTATTGGATACAAATAACTGTATCCAATGTCCGACGGAGGGCACCATGTCCCAGATCCAGGGCCTGCCACCGACGCTCGAGCGTCTGGTGACCGTCACCAACCAGCATGACCTCGATGGCTTGGTCGCGTGTTTCGCCGACGACTACCGCCTCGTCATGCCCAACCATCCTTCTCGCAACTTCGTTGGCCCCGGCCAGGTCCGACGCAACTGGGAACAGTTCTTCCGGGTCATCCCCGACATCACGACCACCATCAGGGCGGTGGCCGCAGGGCGCGACGACCAGTGGTGGACCGAGTGGGAGATGACCGGCACCCGACTCGACGGCGCGCCCCACCTCATGCGCGGCGTGATGATCTTCACCGTCGGCTCGGGTGAGTCCGATCTCATCCGCGCCAACCGCTTCTACGTGGAGCCGACCGATCCGGAGGGCTCTGGATCCGGCATCGACGCCGCGGTGGCGGCGCTGGTCGGGGGAGGTGAGTCCCGATGATCAGCATCGTGGGTGGGACGGGTCGCCTCGGTGGCCTCGTCGCCGTCAGGCTGCTCGCCGACGGCCACCGAGTTCGGCTGATCTCGCGGCAAGCTCATGCAGATATGCCGCAGGGTGCGGAGTTCGTGGCCGCCGATGTGCGTCGGCCCGAGACCCTGACGGCTGCACTCAGCGGCTCACGGGTGGTGGTGGCCGCCATGCACGGCGTGGATCCGGCCTCGGGGGAGTCGCCGGCCGAGGTTGATCGGGACGGCAGCACCGCACTCTTCGCGGCCGCCCGGGCGGAGGGTGCCGACATTGTGTTCGTCTCGATCCGTGGGGCCTCAGCGGACCATCCGATGGAGCTTGTCCGGATGAAAGGCCTCGCCGAGCAGGCGCTGCGCGCGGGCGAGTCGGCCCGGAAGGACTGGACGATCGTGCGGCCCACCGCTTACGTCGAGACCTGGGCAGATCTGATCCGGCAGACAGCTGCCCCTCGAGGGGTTCCGACGGTCTTCGGTAAGGGGCTGAATCCGATGAACTTCGTCACCGTGAACGATGCGGCGGTGGCCGTGACACGCGCCGTCACCGACGCGGGTCTGCGGGGCTCGGTGATCGACGTCGGAGGGCCGCAGGACCTCACCATGGTCGAACTCGCGCGCCTGGTCACGCATCAGCAGAAGGTCAACCACGTACCGCGCGTCATGCTGCGCATCCTGGGGACGGTGCTGGCCTCTGCCAAACCCGCCCAGGCCAGGCTGATCCGGATGAGTCTGCAGATGGACACGCTGCCCTTGACCTTCGACCCGGGCCCGGTCCGTGAGGCGTTTCCCTGGCTGCCCTGCACCCCGGTGCAGGAGGCCCTTGCGGGGGCAGGAGGAGTTGATCGCCGGCCTCGAACGGCAGCGTGACTCGAT is a window encoding:
- a CDS encoding phosphocholine-specific phospholipase C, whose translation is MVDLNRRRFLQVAGASVAASALQQSIARAATIAPAHRTGTVKDVEHVVVLMQENRSFDHYLGSLRGVRGFGDPHPAVLPNGKNVWHQADSHHEVLPWHPSAPDLGGAFLSGLDHSWRGGQQAFNDANYDQWIPAKGDLSMAHYERQDLTFHYSLADAFTVCDAYHCGFIGNTDPNRYYLWTGWTGNDGKGGGPVLYNDELGYDWMTYPQRLEKAGVSWKIYQDEGTGLDAAGSWGWTSDPFIGNYGDTSVLYFHDYQNAQPGEPLYEKARRGTKAREGQDYFELLRADVTSGNLPAVSWISAPEAFSEHSNWPSDFGAWYIAKVLDALTSDPEVWSKTVLFITYDENDGFFDHLVPPHANSPRIPGASTVSIENEFYPGKAGDAGYPAGSYGMGPRVPMFVVSPWSTGGFVCSETFDHTSIIRFMESRFGVKEPQITPWRRTVAGDLTSALDFSTTRSMPTLPNTAGMAPKDKQRHASYSPTAPTAASMPKQESGVRPARPLGYDLGMTERSRAGRIAVTFHNDGKLGAQFQARLIQPAGAPHSCTVAAGATLDASWPVSGDYDVQVHGPNGFFRRLAGRGDSTLLADIATAGESHQLQLKLSGRPGQEVVVTDAYGSGERRLNGNGALTLDLRKTSGWYDVTLRASDGSWTRTFAGHIENGAASSSDPQLGR
- a CDS encoding DUF6803 family protein; this translates as MSLTDQSPDVLLADESEARGRSPLLVTFAGLTLVLAVAAFLLPDRTVGPGDGMLSTHYMGLLATNQPWNLLMFMAVPVILAETLAVTELVILRGGSVGPVVAGLNRWAGLIAGPYMIAVTVHLLRNAVIPLTATGGWRGAADVIAVSFYLLGTVPMVGLTLVELGLVGRTHESARTWHTVFVGAFLVIAHVAMIVGMLDPTVLGWRASTGHTMPDGSVMPGMTHN
- a CDS encoding TetR/AcrR family transcriptional regulator, encoding MDHEFKGANRARTGPRSRPAAQRSARRYDSAGRREAAEKRRLLVLDAARARFLSDGFVATTVAQVARDAEVSPEFIYKAFGSKAELAAAVWDRALAGRGERPAYTRSDEVSSSAHDPRVILRNWAVLSAEVSELGAPLQAMMRAAAQVDADAARMFTEVERQREARMTHNAAYLIEGGHVRPGLTADQVRDILLLVAGELYESLVLHRGWPTDAYIELAYRFLASTLLPE
- a CDS encoding nuclear transport factor 2 family protein, with product MSQIQGLPPTLERLVTVTNQHDLDGLVACFADDYRLVMPNHPSRNFVGPGQVRRNWEQFFRVIPDITTTIRAVAAGRDDQWWTEWEMTGTRLDGAPHLMRGVMIFTVGSGESDLIRANRFYVEPTDPEGSGSGIDAAVAALVGGGESR
- a CDS encoding SDR family oxidoreductase, which translates into the protein MISIVGGTGRLGGLVAVRLLADGHRVRLISRQAHADMPQGAEFVAADVRRPETLTAALSGSRVVVAAMHGVDPASGESPAEVDRDGSTALFAAARAEGADIVFVSIRGASADHPMELVRMKGLAEQALRAGESARKDWTIVRPTAYVETWADLIRQTAAPRGVPTVFGKGLNPMNFVTVNDAAVAVTRAVTDAGLRGSVIDVGGPQDLTMVELARLVTHQQKVNHVPRVMLRILGTVLASAKPAQARLIRMSLQMDTLPLTFDPGPVREAFPWLPCTPVQEALAGAGGVDRRPRTAA